In one window of Brassica rapa cultivar Chiifu-401-42 chromosome A07, CAAS_Brap_v3.01, whole genome shotgun sequence DNA:
- the LOC103829545 gene encoding zeaxanthin epoxidase, chloroplastic codes for MGCSTPFCYSINPSPSKLDFTKTHAFSPVAKQFYLDLPSFAGKSGGGLSGLRKRRALVGVKAATLLAEEEKRETVTESKKKPRVLVAGGGIGGLVFALAAKKKGFDVLVFEKDLSAIRGEGQYRGPIQIQSNALAALEAIDIGVAEEVMEAGCITGDRINGLVDGVSGTWYVKFDTFTPAASRGLPVTRVISRMTLQQILARAVGEEIIRNESNVVDFEDSGDKVTVVLENGQRYDGDLLVGADGIWSKVRNNLFGRSEATYSGYTCYTGIADFVPADIESVGYRVFLGHKQYFVSSDVGGGKMQWYAFHEEAAGGVDAPNGMKKRLFDIFEGWCDNVLDLLQATEEEAILRRDIYDRSPSFTWGKGRVTLLGDSIHAMQPNMGQGGCMAIEDSFQLGLELEQAWKQSVETNTPVDVVSSLRRYEESRRLRVAIIHGMARMAAIMASTYKAYLGVGLGPLSFLTKFRVPHPGRVGGRFFIDIAMPLMLNWVLGGNSEKLEGRPPSCRLTDKADDRLREWFEDDEALERTINGEWYLIPHGNECSVSETLRLTKDEEQPCIVGSEPDQDFPGTHIVIPSPQVSKMHARVIYKDGAFFVMDLRSEHGTYLTDNEGGKYRVTPNFPARFRPSDIIEFGSDKKAAFRVKVIRTTPKLTRRDEKSDGKLLQAA; via the exons ATGGGTTGTTCAACTCCCTTCTGCTACTCAATCAACCCATCTCCATCAAAGCTCGATTTCACCAAAACCCACGCGTTCAGCCCCGTCGCCAAACAGTTCTATCTCGACTTACCGTCGTTCGCCGGCAAATCGGGAGGGGGATTATCGGGGTTAAGAAAGCGTCGAGCTTTGGTCGGAGTAAAGGCGGCGACTTTGTTGGCGGAGGAGGAGAAGCGGGAGACAGTAACCGAGAGTAAGAAGAAACCGAGGGTTCTCGTGGCCGGAGGCGGAATCGGAGGTTTAGTGTTCGCTCTCGCGGCGAAGAAGAAAGGGTTCGATGTGTTGGTGTTCGAGAAAGACTTAAGCGCCATAAGAGGAGAAGGACAGTACAGAGGTCCGATTCAGATTCAGAGCAACGCCTTGGCTGCTCTGGAAGCTATCGATATCGGTGTTGCTGAAGAAGTCATGGAGGCGGGATGTATCACCGGTGATCGGATTAACGGCCTCGTCGACGGTGTCTCTGGCACTTG GTATGTCAAGTTTGATACTTTCACTCCTGCGGCGTCGCGTGGACTCCCTGTGACTCGGGTGATTAGCAGAATGACTCTGCAGCAGATCTTGGCACGTGCGGTTGGAGAAGAAATTATTAGAAACGAGAGTAATGTTGTTGATTTTGAAGACTCTGGAGATAAG GTAACGGTGGTGCTTGAGAATGGACAACGTTATGACGGTGATCTACTTGTGGGTGCTGATGGCATATGGTCTAAA GTGAGAAACAACCTGTTTGGTCGGAGTGAAGCTACTTATTCAGGCTACACTTGTTACACTGGTATTGCAGATTTTGTACCAGCTGATATCGAGTCTGTTGG CTACCGAGTTTTCTTGGGACACAAGCAATACTTTGTTTCTTCGGATGTTGGTGGTGGGAAAATGCAATGGTATGCGTTCCATGAGGAAGCAGCTGGTGGTGTTGATGCTCCCAATG gtatGAAGAAAAGATTGTTTGATATATTTGAAGGTTGGTGCGACAATGTGCTGGATTTATTGCAAGCCACTGAGGAGGAAGCGATTCTGAGAAGAGATATATATGATAGAAGTCCTAGTTTCACTTGGGGTAAAGGGCGTGTTACGCTTCTCGGTGATTCTATTCATGCAATGCAGCCAAATATGGGTCAAGGTGGATGCATGGCCATTGAG GATAGTTTTCAACTAGGATTGGAGCTTGAACAAGCATGGAAACAGAGTGTTGAAACTAATACACCTGTTGATGTTGTTTCCTCTTTGAGAAG ATACGAGGAATCTAGAAGACTCAGAGTGGCTATTATCCATGGAATGGCGAGAATGGCTGCAATAATGGCTTCCACTTACAAAGCATACTTGGGTGTTGGGCTTGGTCCTCTCTCT TTCTTGACCAAGTTTAGAGTACCGCATCCCGGAAGAGTAGGTGGGAGATTCTTCATTGACATTGCTATGCCTTTGATGCTTAACTGGGTCCTTGGTGGTAACAG TGAGAAACTCGAAGGAAGGCCACCTAGTTGCAGACTCACTGACAAA GCTGATGACCGCCTTCGTGAGTGGTTTGAGGATGACGAAGCTCTTGAACGTACTATTAACGGAGA GTGGTATCTCATTCCACATGGCAACGAGTGTAGCGTTTCGGAAACATTACGTCTAACCAAAGATGAGGAACAGCCTTGCATTGTTGG AAGTGAACCAGACCAAGATTTTCCTGGAACGCACATTGTGATCCCTTCCCCTCAG GTATCGAAGATGCATGCGCGTGTGATCTACAAAGATGGAGCTTTCTTCGTGATGGATCTTCGAAGCGAACACGGGACCTATCTCACCGA TAACGAAGGAGGAAAGTACAGAGTGACACCAAACTTCCCGGCCCGGTTTAGACCTTCCGACATCATCGAGTTTGGTTCGGACAAGAAG GCGGCGTTTAGGGTCAAGGTGATCAGGACAACTCCCAAATTGACGAGAAGGGATGAGAAGAGTGACGGTAAATTGCTTCAGGCTGCTTGA
- the LOC103829543 gene encoding protein RALF-like 34 produces MIKRFHNQSLSHLLSYTVPPPDHSLSHTLENSHTKVERSINGALVKTSSHLLACDLLVPLLSSIIIFLLLCFRLKHITMAAAPSLNLLLITLSLLLVSLPRSESLPENPSLILLGDGFDWPIPDGGIGGGESFEDAEEEEDNVGVVDRRSLYWHRKRYYISYGALSANRVPCPPRSGRSYYTHNCFRARGPVHPYSRGCSSITRCRR; encoded by the coding sequence ATGATCAAACGGTTTCATAACCAATCATTGTCGCATCTCTTATCCTACACCGTGCCCCCACCAGATCACTCATTATCTCACACACTCGAAAACTCTCACACGAAGGTCGAAAGGTCCATAAATGGCGCATTAGTTAAAACCTCAAGTCACCTCTTGGCATGTGACTTACTAGTTCCTCTACTCTCTTCCATTAttattttccttcttctttgctttCGTCTCAAGCATATCACCATGGCAGCAGCTCCGTCTCTTAACCTCCTCCTCatcactctctctcttctcctcgTTTCACTCCCAAGATCCGAATCTCTCCCCGAGAATCCATCCCTGATTCTTCTAGGCGACGGATTCGACTGGCCTATCCCTGATGGCGGCATTGGCGGAGGAGAAAGCTTCGAAGAcgcggaggaggaagaggacaACGTCGGTGTTGTAGATCGACGGTCATTGTACTGGCACAGGAAGAGATATTACATATCGTACGGTGCATTGTCGGCGAACAGAGTCCCGTGTCCTCCTAGATCTGGAAGATCGTACTACACTCACAACTGCTTCAGAGCTAGAGGTCCCGTGCATCCCTACAGTCGAGGCTGCTCGTCCATCACTCGATGCCGGAGATAA
- the LOC103829546 gene encoding uncharacterized protein LOC103829546 translates to MIGVDQRTTGLTQAHAAGLRRLSARAAAPSTPTVRNSLLPFSTFPDEIITLIKNSGVKIQPGLSDSEFARVEAEFGFVFPPDLRVILSSGLSVDAGFPDWRSPGARRHLRAMIDLPNAAVSLQVAKNSLWCKSWGLKPPDPEKALRVARNALKRAPLLIPVFDHCYIPCSPSLAGNPVFFVDETRIFCCGSDLSEFFQRESAFRSHKTLTKQMSSGSSTNFSTRSLDSGRVIGSSTSRWVEFWSEAAVDRCRRNSGSTSSSWSSHSTSPDLPRKETPKWVNQYVNRIGSVLRGGGWEESDIDDMIHVSASGFFESEVVVLDNQTVLDVLLLKVGRLSELLRKTGWSSEEVSDALGFEYRREKERKPVKKLSPELIERVEKLGEWVSRL, encoded by the coding sequence ATGATCGGTGTTGACCAAAGAACGACCGGTCTgactcaagctcacgcagctgGTCTCCGCCGTCTCTCAGCCCGCGCCGCCGCTCCATCTACTCCTACGGTCAGAAACAGCCTCCTACCATTCTCCACCTTCCCCGACGAAATAATCACACTTATAAAGAACTCAGGCGTCAAAATCCAACCGGGTCTCTCCGACTCCGAGTTCGCCCGAGTCGAAGCCGAGTTCGGTTTCGTCTTCCCACCGGACCTCCGTGTTATCCTCTCCTCCGGCCTCTCCGTAGACGCAGGCTTCCCAGACTGGCGCTCTCCAGGAGCTCGTCGCCACCTCCGTGCCATGATCGATCTACCAAACGCAGCTGTATCGCTCCAAGTCGCGAAGAACAGTCTCTGGTGCAAATCTTGGGGCCTTAAACCACCCGACCCGGAAAAAGCTTTACGGGTCGCGAGAAACGCCTTGAAGAGAGCTCCTCTGTTGATTCCCGTTTTCGACCACTGTTACATTCCTTGTAGCCCGTCTTTGGCGGGTAACCCGGTCTTCTTCGTGGACGAAACTCGGATATTTTGCTGCGGGTCGGATCTATCCGAGTTTTTCCAGCGTGAGTCTGCTTTTCGCAGCCACAAAACTCTAACCAAGCAGATGTCTTCTGGATCATCCACGAACTTCTCTACGAGGAGCTTAGATTCGGGTCGGGTTATCGGGTCGAGTACTTCGAGATGGGTGGAGTTCTGGAGCGAAGCGGCGGTGGATCGCTGCCGGAGAAACTCTGGCTCCACCTCATCGTCATGGTCATCTCACTCTACATCGCCGGACCTTCCAAGAAAGGAAACTCCAAAATGGGTGAACCAGTACGTAAACCGGATCGGTTCGGTTTTGAGAGGAGGCGGGTGGGAGGAATCCGATATCGACGATATGATCCACGTGTCGGCATCTGGTTTCTTTGAGAGTGAAGTGGTAGTTTTGGACAATCAAACGGTTCTTGATGTGCTTCTTTTGAAAGTGGGTAGGTTATCGGAGTTGCTCCGTAAAACTGGGTGGAGCTCCGAAGAAGTATCGGATGCTCTTGGTTTTGAATATCGAcgggagaaagaaagaaagccGGTGAAGAAATTATCGCCTGAGCTTATAGAACGAGTTGAAAAACTTGGTGAATGGGTTTCCCGGTTGTGA
- the LOC103829544 gene encoding LOW QUALITY PROTEIN: uncharacterized protein LOC103829544 (The sequence of the model RefSeq protein was modified relative to this genomic sequence to represent the inferred CDS: inserted 1 base in 1 codon), with protein MDSDIMNMMMQQIEKLPEFCNTNPSLIDHNNNNTYPFLFNSNHNHSDSMTXEPGLLTNPSSLSPNTIYSSVLHHKRSNSSNTNSTNMEAMREMIYRIAVMQPIHIDPEAVKPPRRRNVRISKDPQSVAARHRRERISERIRILQRLVPGGTKMDTASMLDEAIHYVKFLKKQVQTLEQQAVDTSGGGMTAAVSGGSELTFYALAEPQNSNQADVFWIIHELLYEELRFGSGYRVGTSRWVEFSGAKRRWIAAGETLAPPHRHGHLTLHRRTFQERKLQNSKMGEPVRKRIGSVLRGGGWEESDIDDMIHVSASGFFESEVVVLDNQTVLDVLLLKVGRLSELLRKTGWSSEEVSDALGFEYRREKERKPVKKLSPELIERVEKLGEWVSRL; from the exons ATGGACTCTGACATAATGAACATGATGATGCAACAAATAGAGAAGCTTCCTGAATTTTGTAACACAAATCCCTCTCTCATCgaccacaacaacaacaacacttaCCCTTTTCTGTTCAACTCAAACCACAACCATTCTGACTCAATGA CCGAACCCGGATTACTCACTAacccttcttctctctctcccaaCACAATTTACTCTTCCGTTTTGCACCACAAAAGAAGCAATAGTAGCAACACCAATAGCACGAACATGGAAGCGATGCGAGAGATGATTTATCGAATTGCCGTGATGCAACCGATACATATCGACCCCGAGGCCGTAAAGCCACCTAGGAGGAGGAACGTCAGGATCTCTAAAGATCCACAGAGTGTTGCTGCTCGTCACCGAAGGGAGAGGATAAGCGAGAGGATTCGGATTTTGCAACGTCTTGTTCCTGGTGGGACCAAGATGGATACAGCTTCGATGCTCGACGAAGCTATTCATTATGTGAAGTTTCTAAAGAAGCAAGTGCAGACGCTGGAGCAACAAGCGGTGGATACTAGCGGCGGTGGAATGACGGCAGCGGTAAGTGGTGGTTCCGAGCTCACGTTCTATGCTCTTGCGGAG CCACAAAACTCTAACCAAGCAGATGTCTTCTGGATCATCCACGAACTTCTCTACGAGGAGCTTAGATTCGGGTCGGGTTATCGGGTCGGTACTTCGAGATGGGTGGAGTTTTCTGGAGCGAAGCGGCGGTGGATCGCTGCCGGAGAAACTCTGGCTCCACCTCATCGTCATGGTCATCTCACTCTACATCGCCGGACCTTCCAAGAAAGGAAACTCCAAAACTCCAAAATGGGTGAACCAGTACGTAAACGGATCGGTTCGGTTTTGAGAGGAGGCGGGTGGGAGGAATCCGATATCGACGATATGATCCACGTGTCGGCATCTGGTTTCTTTGAGAGTGAAGTGGTAGTTTTGGACAATCAAACGGTTCTTGATGTGCTTCTTTTGAAAGTGGGTAGGTTATCGGAGTTGCTCCGTAAAACTGGGTGGAGCTCCGAAGAAGTATCGGATGCTCTTGGTTTTGAATATCGAcgggagaaagaaagaaagccGGTGAAGAAATTATCGCCTGAGCTTATAGAACGAGTTGAAAAACTTGGTGAATGGGTTTCCCGGTTGTGA
- the LOC103829879 gene encoding uncharacterized protein LOC103829879, with the protein MCKKCGKNEIDGVAQYLSKLSVYDQKDQAVFVVLGDAGEELFGKKAAELVEKYYQANEDVGEDHIVPVPQAMIDTIGQTRKFIVKVSTHNLDGKSQTLTVTKVLPHEVPEPVIESVENVDTESDGGRGGGGDHGNESAKRSVDGVESDGAKRAKCG; encoded by the exons ATGTGTAAGAAATGTGGGAAGAATGAGATTGATGGTGTGGCGCA GTACCTGTCCAAACTCTCTGTTTATGATCAGAAAGATCAAGCAGTGTTTGTTGTTCTTGGAGATGCTGGTGAGGAGTTGTTTGGAAAGAAGGCTGCTGAGTTAGTTGAAAAATACTATCAG GCCAACGAGGATGTGGGAGAGGATCACATAGTTCCAGTGCCTCAGGCGATGATTGATACCATTGGTCAAACCAGGAAGTTCATTGTGAAGGTATCAACTCACAATTTGGATGGCAAATCCCAGACTTTAACTGTGACAAAGGTGCTTCCTCATGAAGTTCCAGAACCTGTGATCGAGTCAGTAGAGAACGTTGATACCGAATCTGATGgcgggagggggggggggggtgatcATGGAAATGAATCGGCAAAGAGGAGTGTTGATGGTGTTGAGTCTGATGGTGCTAAGCGTGCCAAATGTGGCTGA
- the LOC103829547 gene encoding post-GPI attachment to proteins factor 3-like, whose amino-acid sequence MNSWFWSAVFHTRDVDITKTLDYSSAIAILGFSLIVSILRTFDVRVEAARVMVSPPVLAFVTSHIMYINLYKLDYGWNMIVCVAMGVAQLFLWARWAAVSRHPSNWKLWVVVA is encoded by the exons ATGAACTCTTGGTTCTGGAGTGCAGTTTTCCACACTCG GGATGTTGACATCACAAAGACGTTGGACTACTCATCTGCAATAGCCATTCTCGGATTCTCACTCATCGTATCCATCTTAAGAACCTTTGATGTGCGGGTGGAGGCTGCAAGAGTCATGGTATCCCCTCCAGTACTAGCTTTTGTCACCTCACACATAATGTACATTAACTTATACAAACTTGACTATg GTTGGAACATGATTGTGTGTGTGGCCATGGGAGTCGCTCAGCTTTTCCTATGGGCAAGATGGGCCGCTGTTTCTAGACATCCTTCTAATTGGAAACTGTGGGTGGTTGTGGCTTAG
- the LOC117126780 gene encoding transcription factor HEC1: MDSDIMNMMMQQIEKLPEFCNTNPSLIDHNNNNTYPFLFNSNHNHSDSMTPEPGLLTNPSSLSPNTIYSSVLHHKRSNSSNTNSTNMEAMREMIYRIAVMQPIHIDPEAVKPPRRRNVRISKDPQSVAARHRRERISERIRILQRLVPGGTKMDTASMLDEAIHYVKFLKKQVQTLEQQAVDTSGGGMTAAVSGGGGVIMKGCGATGTHQMVRNAQILR; encoded by the coding sequence ATGGACTCTGACATAATGAACATGATGATGCAACAAATAGAGAAGCTTCCTGAATTTTGTAACACAAATCCCTCTCTCATCgaccacaacaacaacaacacttaCCCTTTTCTGTTCAACTCAAACCACAACCATTCTGACTCAATGACCCCCGAACCCGGATTACTCACTAacccttcttctctctctcccaaCACAATTTACTCTTCCGTTTTGCACCACAAAAGAAGCAATAGTAGCAACACCAATAGCACGAACATGGAAGCGATGCGAGAGATGATTTATCGAATTGCCGTGATGCAACCGATACATATCGACCCCGAGGCCGTAAAGCCACCTAGGAGGAGGAACGTCAGGATCTCTAAAGATCCACAGAGTGTTGCTGCTCGTCACCGAAGGGAGAGGATAAGCGAGAGGATTCGGATTTTGCAACGTCTTGTTCCTGGTGGGACCAAGATGGATACAGCTTCGATGCTCGACGAAGCTATTCATTATGTGAAGTTTCTAAAGAAGCAAGTGCAGACGCTGGAGCAACAAGCGGTGGATACTAGCGGCGGTGGAATGACGGCAGCGGtaagtggtggtggtggagtgATTATGAAAGGTTGTGGAGCAACGGGGACTCATCAGATGGTGCGCAATGCACAGATTCTTAGATGA